The DNA window GTGGAACTGGGCAGGATGTTGGGCTCGGACACCACGGTGATGATGTCGGGGGCGTGCCCGCCGCCCGCGCCTTCGGTGTGGTACGAGTGGATGGTCCGTCCGGCGATGGCCGCGAGGGTGTCGGCGACGAAGCCGGCCTCGTTCAGCGTGTCGGTGTGGATGGCGACCTGGGCCCCGGTCTCCTCGCAGACGCCGAGGCAGGCGTCGATCACGGCGGGGGTGGACCCCCAGTCCTCGTGGATCTTGAAGCCGAGCGCCCCGCCGCGCAGTTGGGAGTGCATGGCCTCGGTGGACATGGTGTTGCCCTTGCCCAGCAGGCCGATGTTGACGGGGTGGGCCTCCAGGGCCGCGAACATCCGGGCCAGGTGCCAGGGCCCGGGGGTGACGGTGGTGGCCTTGGTGCCCTCGGCCGGGCCGGTGCCGCCGCCGACGAGGGTGGTGATGCCGGAGGCGAGGGCCGCCTCGATCACGGTCGGGGAGATGAAGTGCACGTGGGCGTCGATGGCACCGGCGGTGACGATCTTCCCGTTGCCGGAGACGATCTCGGTCTCGGGGCCGATGACGAGCGCGGGGTCGACCCCGTCCATGGTGTCGGGGTTGCCGGCCTTGCCGATGCCGCAGATACGGCCGTCGCGGATGCCGAGGTCGGCCTTGACGATGCCCCAGTGGTCGAGGATCACGACGCCGGTGATGACGGTGTCGGGCGCCCCTTCGGCCCGGGTGGTGCGGGCCTGTCCCATGGACTCGCGGATCACCTTGCCGCCGCCGAAGACGGCCTCGTCGCCGGCCCGGCCGGGGCCGCCGCTGAGGTCCTCCTCGATCTCGACGAAGAGGTCGGTGTCGGCCAGCCGGATCCGGTCACCGGCCGTTGGCCCGAAAAGGTCGGCGTACCCCGGGCGGGAGATCTCAGCCATCGAGCGGCCCCCCGGTCTCCCCGCGCAGTCCGGGCACGGTGCGCAGTCCGCCCAGCGGGACGAGTTCCACCGCGACCGGGATGCCCGGCTCGAACCGTACGGCGGTGCCGGCGGCGATGTTGAGCCGGAGCCCGCGGGCGGCGGAACGGTCGAAGTCGAGGCCCGGGTTGGCCTCGGCGAAGTGGTAGTGGGAGCCGACCTGGACGGGCCGGTCGGCGGCGTTGAGCACGGTGAGGCGGGTGACGGGGCGGCCCTCGTTGAGGCGCACCGGTCCGTCCCCGTAGGCGATCTCGCCGGGGATCATGGCGGTACTCCCCCTCAGACGATCGGGTCGTGGACGGTGACGAGCTTGGTCCCGTCCGGGAAGGTGGCCTCGACCTGTACGTCGTGGATCATCTCGGGGATCCCCTCCATGACCTCCGCGCGGCCGAGCACGGTACGGCCGGAGGACATCAGCTCGGCCACGGTCCGCCCGTCGCGGGCCCCTTCGAGGATGTGCGACGTGATCAGCGCGATCGCCTCGGGGTGGTTGAGGAGCACCCCGCGGGCCCGGCGCCGCGCGGCCACGTCCGCGGCCACGTGGATGAGCAGTCTCTCCTGCTCGTGCGGAGTCAGTTGCACGGGTCATCACCAAGTTTCCGGGACGGGGCCGACATCGCG is part of the Streptomyces subrutilus genome and encodes:
- a CDS encoding urease subunit alpha, yielding MAEISRPGYADLFGPTAGDRIRLADTDLFVEIEEDLSGGPGRAGDEAVFGGGKVIRESMGQARTTRAEGAPDTVITGVVILDHWGIVKADLGIRDGRICGIGKAGNPDTMDGVDPALVIGPETEIVSGNGKIVTAGAIDAHVHFISPTVIEAALASGITTLVGGGTGPAEGTKATTVTPGPWHLARMFAALEAHPVNIGLLGKGNTMSTEAMHSQLRGGALGFKIHEDWGSTPAVIDACLGVCEETGAQVAIHTDTLNEAGFVADTLAAIAGRTIHSYHTEGAGGGHAPDIITVVSEPNILPSSTNPTRPHTVNTVEEHLDMLMVCHHLNPAVPEDLAFAESRIRPSTIAAEDVLHDLGAISIISSDSQAMGRVGEVVLRTWQTAHVMKKRRGFLPGDGPADNQRARRYVAKYTINPAVAQGLAREIGSVETGKLADLVLWHPAFFGVKPELVIKGGQIAYAQMGDANASIPTPQPVLPRPMFGGHGRAPGLNSLNFTAQAALDDGLPDRLGLGKTFVAIESTRKVGKADMRNNDAMPRVEVDADTFTVTIDGEAVEPAPAAELPMAQRYFLF
- a CDS encoding urease subunit beta, which produces MIPGEIAYGDGPVRLNEGRPVTRLTVLNAADRPVQVGSHYHFAEANPGLDFDRSAARGLRLNIAAGTAVRFEPGIPVAVELVPLGGLRTVPGLRGETGGPLDG
- a CDS encoding urease subunit gamma: MQLTPHEQERLLIHVAADVAARRRARGVLLNHPEAIALITSHILEGARDGRTVAELMSSGRTVLGRAEVMEGIPEMIHDVQVEATFPDGTKLVTVHDPIV